Proteins from one Monodelphis domestica isolate mMonDom1 chromosome 6, mMonDom1.pri, whole genome shotgun sequence genomic window:
- the LOC130455057 gene encoding PR domain zinc finger protein 14-like, whose product MALSLTSELGPQEVYTEESLWCNAAHVAGYYPPLLPHGQYGDNLASSSPGSSPPGSSPGFFHPLKSLGRPLLNSTTLPHFGFNGMPTFLNNGPALPREPFYNLPPGSLPFFGNVSPEDNRPFPKEGLLPVDSSIVGSGSGCGSGSNGNSNKDCSDSGHGLSLILPLAETSVPWPTKLLSPKISPQWFSGPAPSRFFSYSPRKKRYIDSGPSSQRTELENPRQYDFTEDDLRLVLYGAIRSQQLPARLHCAISGLRVPPDSSGAESVIQSLDKDSLKLPEGLCILKTMCGDIPQFGVFCSSLVPKGIRFGPFLGKVVNASEIKTYGDNSLMWEIFEDGHLSHFIDGKGASGNWMSLVNCARFPEEQNLSAVQCQGQISYESCKEILPNQELLVWYGDCYQQFLGIPVSLKVLDKGKQPLEPPEESGESHKCERCGKVFAYKYYRDKHLKYTRCVDQGDRKFPCNLCSRSFEKRDRLRIHILHVHEKHRPHKCSMCGKSFSQSSSLNKHMRVHSGERPYKCVYCNKAFTASSILRTHIRQHSGEKPFKCKYCGKAFASHAAHDSHVRRSHNKEGGGCSCGICGKIFSEQEKFRCHMKFHGVL is encoded by the coding sequence GTGCAACGCTGCCCACGTGGCTGGCTACTACCCTCCTCTCCTGCCCCACGGCCAGTATGGGGATAACTTGGCCAGTTCTTCCCCGGGCAGCTCTCCCCCGGGTAGTTCCCCGGGTTTTTTTCATCCTCTCAAGTCTTTGGGGAGGCCATTGCTAAACTCTACTACGCTGCCTCACTTCGGTTTCAACGGGATGCCCACTTTTCTGAACAACGGTCCGGCCCTGCCTAGAGAACCTTTCTATAACTTGCCCCCAGGCTCTTTGCCCTTCTTTGGCAATGTGTCCCCAGAGGACAACCGTCCTTTCCCCAAGGAGGGGTTGCTTCCCGTGGACAGCAGCATCGTTGGCTCTGGCAGCGGCTGCGGCAGCGGCAGCAACGGCAACAGCAACAAAGATTGTTCGGACAGTGGCCACGGCCTCAGCCTCATCCTTCCTCTGGCCGAGACCTCGGTCCCCTGGCCAACCAAGCTCTTGTCACCCAAGATCTCTCCGCAGTGGTTTAGCGGCCCTGCGCCCAGCCGGTTCTTTTCCTACTCCCCTCGAAAGAAGCGCTATATAGATTCCGGCCCCAGCTCTCAGAGAACAGAGCTGGAGAACCCCCGGCAGTACGACTTCACCGAGGACGACTTGCGCCTAGTCTTGTACGGGGCTATCCGCTCCCAGCAGCTGCCGGCTAGACTGCACTGCGCTATCTCCGGGCTCCGGGTACCTCCAGACAGTTCAGGGGCAGAATCAGTGATTCAATCTCTGGATAAAGACTCCCTGAAGTTACCTGAAGGTCTGTGCATACTGAAGACCATGTGTGGTGACATCCCTCAGTTCGGTGTATTCTGCAGCAGCCTGGTTCCTAAGGGGATTAGGTTTGGGCCCTTTCTGGGTAAAGTGGTCAACGCCAGTGAGATCAAGACCTACGGAGACAATTCCCTGATGTGGGAGATCTTTGAAGATGGTCATTTGAGTCACTTCATAGATGGAAAAGGAGCCAGTGGGAATTGGATGTCTTTAGTCAACTGTGCCCGTTTCCCGGAGGAACAGAACCTGTCCGCGGTCCAGTGTCAAGGCCAAATATCTTATGAGAGCTGCAAAGAAATCCTGCCCAACCAGGAGCTGCTGGTGTGGTACGGAGACTGCTACCAACAGTTCCTGGGTATCCCTGTGAGTTTGAAAGTCCTGGACAAAGGGAAGCAGCCACTGGAGCCCCCCGAAGAATCAGGAGAAAGTCACAAGTGTGAAAGGTGTGGCAAAGTATTCGCCTACAAATATTACAGAGACAAACACCTCAAATACACTCGCTGTGTGGACCAAGGAGACCGGAAATTCCCCTGCAACCTCTGCAGTCGATCCTTTGAGAAGCGGGACCGCCTTCGCATCCACATCCTACACGTCCATGAAAAGCACAGACCTCACAAGTGCTCCATGTGTGGAAAGAGCTTCTCACAGTCCTCCAGCCTCAATAAGCACATGAGGGTCCACTCCGGAGAAAGGCCTTACAAGTGTGTCTACTGTAACAAGGCTTTCACTGCCTCCAGCATTCTTCGAACTCACATCAGGCAGcactctggagagaaacccttcAAGTGCAAGTACTGTGGCAAAGCTTTTGCCTCCCATGCTGCCCACGACAGCCACGTCCGTCGCTCCCACAACAAGGAAGGTGGAGGCTGTTCCTGTGGGATCTGTGGAAAAATTTTCTCTGAGCAAGAGAAATTCCGCTGCCACATGAAGTTTCATGGTGTCCTCTAG